A DNA window from Bacteroides cellulosilyticus contains the following coding sequences:
- a CDS encoding M16 family metallopeptidase codes for MKHLFHSLLVIALIVCCNFQQALAQQQPPIPIDPNVRIGKLDNGLTYYLRKNNLPANRADFYIAQKVGSIQEEENQRGLAHFLEHMCFNGTTHFPGDALKQYLERIGVKFGENLNAYTSVDETVYNISNVPVNTPGAVDSCLLILHDWSNDLTLDPKEIDKERGVINEEWRTRMSAMQRFQEKLLPAMFAGTKYATCFPIGTMDVVMNFKPQTLRDYYEKWYRPDLQGIVVVGDIDVDAVEVQIKKLFADVPAQPNAAKREYYPVNDNKEPIVLIARDKEQPHIQAIVFNKHKATPDSEKDKIGYLVENYATNLIGNMLNARLNELLQEANPPYIYAGSYDGDFFVAKTKQAFTGIVVCKEDAVESGIATLLREMERARRFGFTESEYQRARAEYLRNLESAYNERDKRKNDEYINEYVRHFLDNEPIPGIENEYGIISQIAPSIPVEPLNMMMQTLVTDTNQVVAIFGPEKENLKMPTEDAIKKILQDVKTEELTPYVDKVSDEPLMRETPKGGKIISEQKDDVFGTTMLTLSNGVKVIIKKTDFKADEIIMKGVSPGGSSLFPDSEIININGLDAVSVGGLGNFSAVELEKVLAGKRASVGYGIGDKTESVNGYCSPKDFETMMQLTYLTFTAPRRDDDAFASYKNRNKAAWLNQEMNPMTAFGDSVTYALRMGHPRTLRVKSDMVDKMDYDKILAMYQDRFKDASDFTFIFVGNVDIEEMKPLIAEYLGTLPSINRKESFKDNKIEYRKGVYKNEFIREQETAKASNFVSFIGTCKYDLRNTILMDMTGQVMDLVYTEKVREDEGGTYSVYVGGNLSKYPKEIAGLQVIFDTAPSKREKLMKIIFAEIEHIAKEGPSETNLNKVKEFMLKKHTEDLKENGYWMGSIDEYLFTGMNPVKDYEQIVNSITTKDIQKFADDLFKQKNEVEVSMISPEKE; via the coding sequence ATGAAACATTTATTCCACAGTTTATTGGTTATAGCGTTGATTGTATGCTGTAACTTCCAACAAGCTCTCGCGCAGCAGCAACCTCCTATTCCCATTGACCCGAATGTACGTATCGGCAAACTGGATAATGGTTTGACTTACTATCTCCGCAAAAACAATCTCCCTGCCAACCGTGCCGATTTCTATATCGCCCAAAAAGTAGGTTCCATACAGGAAGAGGAAAACCAGCGCGGCCTCGCCCACTTCCTCGAACATATGTGTTTCAACGGGACTACTCATTTCCCAGGCGATGCCCTGAAACAATATCTGGAACGTATCGGAGTAAAATTCGGTGAAAATCTGAATGCTTATACTTCCGTAGACGAAACCGTTTACAACATTTCCAATGTTCCTGTCAATACTCCGGGTGCTGTCGATTCCTGTCTGCTGATTCTGCACGACTGGAGCAACGATCTGACCCTGGATCCGAAAGAAATTGATAAAGAACGTGGCGTTATCAACGAAGAATGGCGTACACGTATGAGCGCCATGCAGCGTTTCCAGGAAAAACTGCTCCCCGCCATGTTTGCCGGAACCAAGTATGCCACTTGTTTTCCTATCGGAACCATGGATGTAGTGATGAACTTCAAACCGCAAACATTGAGGGATTATTATGAGAAATGGTATCGCCCCGACCTGCAAGGTATCGTTGTGGTAGGAGATATTGATGTGGATGCCGTCGAAGTCCAGATCAAGAAACTATTCGCCGATGTCCCCGCACAACCCAACGCTGCCAAACGCGAGTATTATCCGGTAAATGACAACAAAGAGCCGATCGTGCTTATTGCCCGGGATAAGGAACAGCCTCATATTCAAGCCATCGTCTTCAACAAACATAAGGCGACTCCCGACTCAGAGAAAGACAAAATCGGATATCTGGTGGAGAACTATGCCACCAACCTTATTGGCAATATGCTGAATGCCCGATTAAACGAACTGCTTCAGGAAGCTAATCCTCCATACATTTACGCAGGAAGCTATGACGGAGACTTCTTCGTTGCAAAAACCAAACAAGCCTTCACCGGCATCGTCGTTTGCAAGGAAGATGCAGTAGAAAGTGGTATCGCCACCTTACTTCGCGAAATGGAACGTGCCCGCCGGTTCGGCTTCACCGAGAGCGAATACCAACGTGCCCGCGCCGAGTATTTGCGCAACTTGGAATCCGCCTACAACGAACGTGACAAACGCAAGAACGATGAATACATCAATGAATATGTACGTCACTTCCTTGATAACGAACCCATACCGGGCATTGAAAACGAATATGGCATCATCAGCCAGATAGCTCCGAGCATCCCCGTAGAACCTTTGAACATGATGATGCAAACACTTGTAACGGACACCAACCAGGTGGTCGCCATCTTCGGCCCCGAAAAAGAAAATCTAAAAATGCCGACGGAAGATGCCATCAAGAAAATTCTGCAAGATGTAAAAACCGAGGAGCTGACTCCATACGTCGACAAAGTATCAGACGAGCCCCTGATGAGAGAAACTCCGAAAGGAGGAAAAATCATTTCCGAACAAAAGGACGATGTATTCGGCACTACCATGCTGACACTATCTAACGGAGTAAAAGTAATCATCAAGAAGACCGACTTCAAAGCTGATGAGATTATCATGAAAGGTGTGAGTCCGGGCGGAAGTTCGCTGTTTCCGGATTCGGAAATTATCAACATCAATGGTTTAGATGCCGTCTCCGTAGGTGGTTTGGGCAACTTCAGCGCCGTTGAACTTGAAAAAGTATTGGCAGGTAAAAGAGCTTCTGTGGGGTACGGCATCGGTGACAAGACAGAGTCCGTCAATGGTTACTGCTCTCCAAAAGACTTTGAGACGATGATGCAGCTTACCTATCTGACATTTACCGCACCACGCCGGGACGATGATGCTTTCGCATCCTACAAGAATCGTAACAAAGCAGCCTGGCTGAACCAGGAAATGAACCCCATGACGGCATTCGGAGACAGCGTCACGTATGCTCTGCGAATGGGACATCCCCGTACTCTACGCGTCAAGTCCGATATGGTCGACAAGATGGATTATGACAAGATACTGGCAATGTATCAGGATCGTTTCAAAGATGCCAGCGATTTCACCTTCATCTTTGTTGGTAATGTAGATATTGAAGAGATGAAACCGCTTATTGCCGAATATCTCGGAACATTGCCTTCAATCAACCGCAAGGAATCATTCAAAGATAACAAAATAGAATATCGCAAAGGAGTTTACAAAAATGAGTTCATCCGTGAACAGGAAACAGCCAAAGCCTCTAATTTCGTTTCCTTTATCGGTACATGCAAGTATGATTTAAGAAATACCATTCTGATGGATATGACTGGCCAGGTCATGGACTTGGTTTATACAGAGAAAGTACGCGAAGATGAAGGCGGAACTTACAGCGTATACGTAGGTGGTAACCTCTCCAAATATCCTAAAGAGATAGCCGGACTGCAAGTAATTTTCGACACAGCACCCTCTAAACGGGAAAAACTAATGAAAATCATCTTTGCGGAAATAGAACACATAGCCAAAGAAGGACCATCTGAAACCAATCTTAATAAGGTAAAAGAGTTCATGTTGAAGAAGCATACCGAAGACCTGAAAGAAAACGGCTACTGGATGGGAAGCATCGATGAGTATTTGTTCACCGGAATGAATCCTGTAAAAGACTACGAACAGATTGTAAACAGCATTACAACCAAAGATATTCAGAAGTTTGCCGATGATCTGTTCAAACAGAAAAATGAGGTAGAAGTTTCAATGATTAGTCCTGAAAAGGAATAA